From one Scophthalmus maximus strain ysfricsl-2021 chromosome 19, ASM2237912v1, whole genome shotgun sequence genomic stretch:
- the LOC118313928 gene encoding gastrula zinc finger protein XlCGF8.2DB-like produces the protein MEMSAMQCFRECFEERFHAFVGEICVIFETIVAKYEDEIARQRRLLDYILKPEVKLHRMDLPKQLVCNEEQVPAEPKDSSPDQEDAELPQIKEEQVDLCISQEAEQLALKEETDDALILNPTCEESDQQLFPHRPPAPEAADHDGGDEPGSPTSKSKKRSHKANKCHPTLSKVSPNTCKFKTGFKCVTCGDAFKQKSQLNKHLRVHTGERRNSCKTCGRSFACNSDLLIHTRRHTGEKPYPCATCGKRFIDMSSLKTHMSVHTGEKPYSCKICGKHFRLGNLYKVHMRTHSGERPYHCKTCGKSFGHVSNFKRHTVIHTDKRPYPCSTCGSAFRLKSELTAHVRDVHHGVQPVPVTSVGKYTVMMLNLPAV, from the exons ATGGAAATGTCTGCAATGCAGTGTTTCCGGGAGTGTTTCGAGGAGAGGTTCCATGCTTTCGTCGGAGAAATATGCGTAATCTTCGAAACGATTGTGGCAAAGTACGAGGACGAGATCGCTCGACAGCGCCGACTGCTGGACTACATTTTGAAACCGGAAGTAAAGCTGCACAGGATGG ACCTACCAAAGCAACTTGTCTGCAATGAGGAACAGGTTCCTGCTGAGCCGAAGGATTCCAGTCCGGACCAAGAGGACGCAGAACTTCCACAGATCAAAGAGGAACAGGTGGATCTGTGCATCAGTCAGGAGGCCGAGCAGCTCGCACTGAAGGAGGAGACTGATGATGCTCTCATCTTGAATCCTACTTGCGAGGAAAGTGACCAACAGCTCTTCCCTCACCGCCCTCCGGCACCTGAGGCCGCAGATCAcgacggaggagacgagccTGGAAGCCCAACGTCAAAGTCTAAGAAGAGATcgcacaaagcaaacaaatgtcACCCCACCTTGTCAAAGGTTTCCCCGAATACCTGCAAGTTTAAGACGGGTTTCAAGTGTGTCACCTGTGGCGATGCCTTCAAGCAAAAGTCTCAGTTGAACAAACACCTGCGCGTCCACACCGGCGAGAGACGGAACTCTTGCAAAACATGCGGGAGAAGCTTCGCGTGCAACAGCGACTTGCTGATCCACACGCGGCGGCACACGGGCGAGAAGCCATATCCCTGCGCCACCTGCGGGAAGAGGTTCATAGACATGTCGTCGCTGAAAACGCACATGAGCGTGCACACAGGGGAGAAACCCTACTCCTGTAAAATATGCGGGAAACACTTCCGCCTGGGCAACCTCTACAAAGTCCACATGAGGACGCATTCGGGCGAGAGGCCGTACCATTGCAAAACGTGCGGGAAAAGTTTCGGCCACGTGTCGAACTTTAAGAGGCACACGGTAATCCATACTGACAAAAGGCCATACCCCTGCTCAACATGTGGCAGCGCCTTCAGACTTAAGAGTGAATTGACTGCCCACGTTCGAGACGTACACCACGGTGTGCAGCCTGTCCCTGTGACGTCAGTGGGAAAATACACTGTGATGATGCTCAATTTGCCCGCCGTGTGA
- the LOC118313929 gene encoding uncharacterized protein LOC118313929 — MSSVLFFRKFVNERLGAAVEEILGAFEKTVVEYEEQLDRQRRMLDAVLKPGIKPHDRDVSQSFTCNEEVLLDQQKLCNHRRNSTLNQHNPQTKDVLEDLLQRQDPDLLRPARDGSDYTEEQILFMDPEQSQSAAGNSHVAKSRDHGRGSQKSASLHQTPENKHFKCIYCTEEFHDFLQLKNHTRTHSHEKGFNRDTCGKGFTQRAMMRKHTMSHTAVKPFTCGVCGKEFNCQSNHISHMKTHTDEKPHICATCGKSFSRGADLRRHTRTHTGEKPYSCAYCGKEFSYHSTLTNHVRVHTGEKPYKCIWCGKRFAINTTLKIHTRVHTGEKPYTCDLCGRNFAHNTGLRLHRRTHAGEEQQSGNPFVVPPQVACLYAVDMFAVESLRQSIAERLAAAAEDILGVFEVTISVYEQEVKRQRELLDSVLKPEIRLRRTELAQQHVCNEEGRPAADQQLCNRGRDEEEPPQIKEEQEELCTSLKGEQLALKQEEDFFNSNPTCEHSEDSTQIFTCDQHHSAAEEEPPDNNATKRVRSESGSFGVSEPNNRHRIPFQRGHRKAAKPKMKERGTSTSTRDVKPKLKKEQNNQEHRRGENTESISNPQPMQNAKKCNGSYTQCKGHTTHAAAKPFSCRVCGKGFRFKRYLTQHMLIHSGDKPYSCSMCWKRFRRLEHLQIHTRSHTGERPYRCGFCDRAFSGNSSLTKHVKLHTGHNYISVLNPAMSSQMQSMRQFVCDRLTAAAQEILGAFEGKVEEYETELARQRGLLETVLSRENKLPPTDLSQTVLFNQKASSALGHPDVPQVNEEHEEVSISKDGQRQQETDASNLTSTCEGRVRSDQSQPLDTDQPQTAAEKDPLPSISNRDTLSGSHRESSSVSAPNSDRHLLSQNSCVAESQVAITSNHGSATPDRHTESAPNDKSNQESTRSAKNTEQTSDKKRNGENTVLTSCTELTTTEKSSGDTTTSTRGTGSTPKETCNKLTNMSTRSTEPTPDQTCTELAKTPVAITGPTQNEKGNDDNTTRTELTPKKTCIKLTNTSTRSTEITPKKRSHDEKTTSIGGTQPTPSEEPNVEKSTAACSTASTQNTDPKEKEKTQKKPIDGKATSTAWSKSTLGKKRTSETTSNRSTKPTPHRDRSGEKVNDGKTSTTSNKPAATKKRNDGNTTSTRRNEPTPSKRKKDGSSDTTPNKRRKEDRPMATRSSTRTQSQQRDDESSSTNGSTNPRPENRNDGKTSSDIVEDDENPYKCDRCGKVMTNFKNYKFHMKSHTVAKTFKCDTCGKTFRESWDLNKHAVTHSAEKPFKCEVCGNGFNRRYNLDLHLRVHTGEKPYKCASCDKSFSSCVNMKKHARIHTGEKPYTCGDCGKEFADSSSYKIHLRVHTGEKPFKCTECKRKFATRTTLKRHTRTHTGEKPYKCNVCDKAFGHKTDLKGHLRIHTGETPYKCGTCGEQFSTWSKLNKHKSAHTSDAEGTTA, encoded by the exons ATGTCTTCGGTTTTGTTCTTCAGAAAGTTCGTCAATGAGCGACTGGGGGCGGCCGTGGAAGAAATACTAGGAGCCTTCGAGAAAACAGTGGTCGAGTACGAGGAGCAGCTCGACCGTCAGCGCAGAATGCTGGACGCCGTGTTGAAGCCCGGGATCAAGCCGCACGACAGAG ACGTATCACAGTCGTTCACCTGTAACGAGGAGGTTCTCCTGGACCAGCAGAAGCTCTGTAACCACAGGAGGAACTCAACTCTGAACCAACACAACCCACAGACTAAAGATGTGCTGGAGGATCTGCTACAAAGGCAGGACCCTGATTTGTTACGACCTGCTCGTGACGGAAGTGATTACACCGAAGAACAGATCTTGTTTATGGATCCTGAACAAAGTCAGAGTGCAGCAGGAAACTCTCACGTCGCTAAAAGCCGAGACCACGGAAGAGGAAGCCAGAAGAGTGCAAGTCTTCACCAGACACCAgagaacaaacatttcaaatgtatctATTGCACAGAGGAGTTTCACGATTTCTTGCAGTTAAAGAATCACACGAGGACCCACTCTCACGAAAAAGGTTTTAACCGTGACACCTGTGGCAAGGGGTTCACCCAGAGGGCTATGATGAGGAAACACACGATGAGTCACACAGCTGTGAAGCCCTTCACGTGCGGCGTCTGCGGAAAGGAATTCAACTGCCAATCGAATCACATCAGCCACATGAAAACTCACACCGACGAGAAGCCGCACATTTGCGCCACCTGCGGCAAGAGTTTCAGCCGCGGCGCAGACCTGAGGAGGCACACCCGGACGCACACGGGGGAGAAGCCTTACAGCTGCGCCTACTGCGGGAAGGAGTTTTCCTACCACTCGACTCTCACCAATCACGTCCGGGTGCACACGGGGGAGAAGCCCTATAAATGTATCTGGTGTGGAAAAAGGTTTGCTATCAACACCACATTGAAAATACACACCCGAGTGCATACGGGAGAAAAGCCGTACACGTGCGACCTGTGCGGGAGGAATTTTGCCCACAACACAGGCCTGAGGTTACATAGAAGGACTCACgcaggagaggagcagcagagcggAAATCCCTTT GTGGTTCCGCCTCAAGTCGCCTGCCTCTACGCGGTGGACATGTTCGCTGTGGAGAGTTTGAGACAGTCGATCGCAGAGAGACTCGCCGCAGCCGCCGAGGACATTCTGGGGGTTTTCGAAGTGACGATCTCGGTGTacgagcaggaagtgaagcGCCAGCGCGAACTGCTGGACTCCGTGTTGAAGCCCGAGATTAGGCTCCGCAGGACAG AGCTTGCACAGCAACATGTCTGCAACGAGGAGGGACGACCAGCAGCTGACCAGCAGCTCTGCAACCGCGGGAGGGACGAAGAAGAGCCTCCACAAAttaaagaggagcaggaggagctcTGCACTAGTCTGAAAGGAGAGCAGCTTGCACTGAAGCAGGAGGAAGATTTCTTTAACTCAAATCCTACCTGTGAGCACAGTGAAGACTCGACTCAGATTTTTACTTGTGATCAGCATCACAGTGCGGCAGAAGAAGAGCCTCCAGACAACAATGCTACAAAAAGGGTAAGATCGGAATCGGGAAGCTTTGGAGTATCTGAACCAAACAATCGGCACCGGATCCCCTTTCAAAGGGGCCATAGAAAGGCAGCGAAACCAAAGATGAAAGAGAGGGGGACCTCAACATCGACTAGAGACGTCAAGCCGAAACTGAAGAAGGAACAGAATAACCAAGAGCACAGACGCggagaaaacacagaatcaaTTAGTAATCCTCAGCccatgcaaaatgcaaaaaagtgcAACGGCAGCTATACACAGTGTAAAGGTCACACGACTCACGCTGCTGCGAAGCCTTTCAGTTGCAGAGTTTGTGGCAAGGGATTCCGCTTCAAACGTTATCTCACGCAGCACATGTTAATCCACTCGGGGGACAAGCCCTACTCGTGCAGCATGTGTTGGAAGAGGTTCCGGCGTTTGGAGCATTTGCAAATCCACACGAGGAGCCACACGGGCGAACGGCCGTACAGGTGTGGCTTTTGCGATAGGGCCTTTTCTGGCAACTCAAGCCTGACGAAACATGTCAAGTTGCACACAGGT CACAACTACATCTCGGTTTTAAATCCAGCGATGTCGTCTCAGATGCAGAGCATGCGACAGTTCGTGTGCGACCGACTGACCGCGGCGGCTCAGGAAATACTGGGAGCGTTCGAGGGCAAAGTGGAAGAGTACGAGACGGAACTCGCTCGTCAACGCGGACTCTTGGAAACAGTTCTGAGCCGCGAGAACAAGTTGCCGCCGACAG ATCTCTCACAGACTGTCCTGTTTAACCAAAAGGCGAGTTCCGCTCTGGGCCATCCAGATGTTCCACAGGTTAATGAGGAACATGAGGAAGTGTCCATCAGTAAAGACGGACAGCGGCAACAGGAGACTGATGCCTCTAACTTGACTTCCACTTGTGAGGGACGTGTCCGCAGTGATCAGTCTCAGCCTTTGGACACTGACCAACCTCAGACAGCTGCAGAGAAAGATCCTCTTCCCAGCATCTCAAACAGAGATACATTGTCTGGATCCCACAGGGAGAGTTCTTCAGTATCAGCGCCAAACAGCGACAGACACCTCCTCTCTCAAAACTCTTGTGTAGCTGAGAGCCAAGTTGCCATAACTTCTAACCATGGAAGTGCAacaccagacagacacaccGAGTCGGCACCAAATGATAAGAGCAACCAGGAGAGCACAAGGTCGGCCAAAAATACTGAGCAAACATCAGATAAGAAACGTAATGGCGAGAACACTGTGTTAACCAGTTGTACCGAGCTAACAACAACTGAGAAAAGCAGCGGTGACACTACAACATCAACTCGAGGTACTGGGTCAACACCAAAAGAGACATGTAACAAGTTGACTAATATGTCAACTAGAAGTACTGAGCCAACACCTGACCAGACATGTACCGAGTTGGCCAAAACACCCGTTGCGATTACTGGGCCGACGCAAAATGAGAAAGGCAACGACGACAACACAACAAGAACTGAGCTGACACCAAAAAAGACATGTATCAAGTTGACCAACACATCAACTAGGAGTACAGAGATTACACCAAAAAAGAGAAGTCATGATGAGAAGACGACATCAATTGGTGGCACCCAGCCGACGCCAAGTGAGGAACCTAACGTTGAAAAGTCCACCGCGGCCTGTAGCACTGcgtcaacacaaaacacagacccgaaagaaaaagaaaagacacaaaagaagcCCATTGATGGGAAAGCAACGTCAACTGCATGGTCTAAATCAACACTCGGCAAGAAACGCACCAGCGAGACAACATCAAACAGAAGTACAAAGCCAACGCCACATAGGGATCGTAGCGGAGAGAAAGTCAATGATGGGAAAACATCAACCACAAGTAACAAGCCAGCCGCCACTAAGAAACGTAATGATGGAAACACGACGTCTACGAGACGTAACGAGCCAACACCaagcaagagaaaaaaggatGGCAGCTCTGACACAACACCAAATAAGAGGCGTAAGGAAGACAGGCCAATGGCGACCAGGAGTTCAACGCGAACTCAAAGTCAGCAACGCGACGATGAGAGTTCATCGACAAACGGAAGCACCAACCCAAGACCCGAGAACAGGAATGATGGGAAAACATCGAGCGACATTGTCGAGGACGACGAAAACCCTTACAAGTGTGACCGGTGCGGCAAAGTGATGACAAATTTCAAAAACTACAAGTTTCACATGAAGTCCCACACCGTCGCCAAGACGTTCAAATGCGACACTTGCGGGAAGACGTTCAGGGAGAGCTGGGATTTGAATAAGCACGCGGTGACCCACTCCGCGGAGAAGCCCTTCAAGTGCGAGGTGTGCGGCAACGGATTCAACCGGCGCTACAACCTGGACCTGCACCTCAGGGTTCACACGGGCGAGAAGCCGTACAAGTGCGCCAGCTGCGACAAGAGCTTCAGCTCGTGCGTGAACATGAAGAAGCACGCGAGGATTCACACGGGCGAGAAGCCGTACACGTGCGGCGACTGCGGGAAGGAGTTTGCGGATTCGTCGTCCTACAAGATCCACCTGCGGGTGCACACGGGCGAGAAGCCCTTCAAGTGCACCGAATGCAAGAGAAAGTTCGCGACCCGGACGACTTTGAAAAGGCACACGCGGACGCACACGGGGGAGAAGCCGTACAAGTGCAACGTGTGCGATAAGGCGTTCGGTCACAAGACAGACCTGAAGGGACACCTGAGGATACACACCGGCGAGACGCCTTACAAATGTGGCACCTGCGGGGAACAATTCTCCACCTGGTCAAAACTCAACAAGCACAAGAGCGCCCACACAAGTGATGCAGAAGGCACCACTGCTTAG